In one window of Epinephelus fuscoguttatus linkage group LG20, E.fuscoguttatus.final_Chr_v1 DNA:
- the stx4 gene encoding syntaxin-4 → MRDRTKELGNNAEASDEDEGSALMIKPGTSSAKEEKENEAFFKKAQEIHEGLQSLKSMVSNLENKQKTVLGVALPEESMKKELQSLREEIKTLASQIQRKLKSIEPKKGEDDGKYIPINIRMQRTQHGVLSKEFVELMGHCNTIQAQYRDRNVERIQRQLKITGTNVTDQELDAMLESGQTDVFTQNILIDAQATKQALNEIESRHDEILKLERSIKDLHEMFQYLAMEVEAQGEMVNRIENNIKQSSNYVEKAKENTEKAVTYQQKARKKKIWIAICLAILILILVISLVTTFGT, encoded by the exons ATGCGGGACCGAACTAAAGAGTTAGGAAAc AATGCAGAGGCTTCAGATGAGGACGAGGGCAGCGCTCTCATGATCAAACCTGGAACCTCTTCAGccaaagaggagaaggagaatgAAGCTTTCTTTAAAAAG GCGCAAGAGATCCACGAGGGGCTGCAGAGCCTCAAGAGCATGGTGTCTAACCTGGAGAACAAACAGAAGACTGTGCTGGGTGTGGCGCTGCCGGAGGAGA GTATGAAGAAAGAGCTGCAGAGTCTTCGAGAGGAGATAAAAACGTTGGCGAGTCAGATCCAGAGAAAACTGAAGA GTATTGAACCGAAGAAGGGAGAGGATGATGGGAAATATATACCCATCAACATTCGGATGCAACGGACCCAG CACGGTGTTTTGTCAAAGGAGTTTGTGGAGCTGATGGGTCACTGTAACACCATCCAGGCCCAGTACAGAGACCGTAACGTGGAGAGGATACAGAGGCAACTCAAAATCA CGGGGACCAACGTGACAGACCAAGAGCTGGACGCGATGCTGGAGAGCGGGCAGACGGATGTTTTCACCCAAAAT ATCCTGATCGATGCTCAAGCTACAAAACAGGCTCTGAATGAGATCGAGTCCCGACACGACGAGATCCTGAAGCTGGAGAGGAGCATCAAAGACCTGCACGAAATGTTCCAGTACCTCGCCATGGAGGTGGAGGCTCAG GGGGAGATGGTGAACCGCATtgaaaacaacatcaaacagTCATCAAACTACGTGGAGAAGGCAAAAGAGAACACAGAGAAAGCCGTCACGTATCAGCAGAAAGCACGAAAG AAAAAGATCTGGATAGCGATCTGTTTggccatcctcatcctcatcctagTCATCTCATTGGTCACCACCTTCGGCACCTAA